From the genome of Vicia villosa cultivar HV-30 ecotype Madison, WI linkage group LG2, Vvil1.0, whole genome shotgun sequence, one region includes:
- the LOC131649559 gene encoding uncharacterized protein LOC131649559, translated as MIMDYQLVPTLEEFSYILNIRITDDVPFIRVPEVVRFEKIAEALHMGIKEVERNWKSSGGVSGFYLCFLISRVEDAAKKEQWVDFIRLLAIMIYGIVLFPSRENFVSLAAICVFMNKNPVPTLLAHAYFSIYSRSKKGGYVVGSCLPLLYLWFMLHLPVRGPFVLKKSSLKWSDRIVNLTSYDIRWNYCVGKIWNIITSCGQYPNVPLMGTRGCISYNLTLAYRQLGYAMERAQNDVEAFESVYFADGKDPLELEKIAYAWTKVHKRDQNTLSKKVPIAMGPYRKWVEARVANLLLPFARSCPLYEQPPVVLSDTVAAELYIQTEADNIKLRAKDNEVGLERYFQDREKAELARKLKHAQDEGSSMTRAQRRSHDLMEESLYRKQQECAKLRRSESNSKRRMQDSEQQLMEEKAKSARLEEELASLRAQRRGDGGAHSVARRS; from the exons ATGATTATG GACTATCAACTGGTGCCAACACTCGAGGAGTTTTCTTACATACTCAACATCCGAATCACTGATGATGTACCTTTCATTCGAGTTCCCGAGGTTGTGAGATTTGAAAAAATAGCTGAAGCTCTTCACATGGGTATAAAGGAGGTGGAAAGAAATTGGAAGTCATCGGGCGGTGTTTCTGGTTTCTATCTTTGCTTTTTGATCAGTAGGGTTGAGGATGCGGCGAAGAAGGAGCAGTGGGTTGATTTTATTCGTTTGCTTGCCATCATGATTTATGGTATTGTCTTGTTCCCTTCAAGAGAGAATTTTGTGAGTTTGGCGGCGATTTGTGTCTTTATGAACAAAAACCCCGTGCCAACGTTGCTTGCACACGCTTATTTTTCGATCTATTCGAGAAGTAAGAAGGGAGGATATGTTGTTGGTTCTTGTCTTCCGTTGTTGTATCTGTGGTTCATGTTGCATTTGCCGGTGAGAGGACCTTttgtgctcaagaagagttctcttAAGTGGTCAGATAGGATTGTTAACCTCACATCTTATGACATCAGGTGGAACTATTGTGTGGGGAAGATTTGGAACATCATCACTAGTTGCGGTCAATATCCCAACGTTCCTCTCATGGGAACCAGAGGTTGCATTAGTTACAATCTCACACTCGCCTATCGTCAATTGGGATATGCAATGGAAAGGGCTcagaatgatgtagaagcgtttgAATCAGTGTACTTTGCTGATGGTAAAGATCCTCTGGAGCTAGAAAAGATAGCGTATGCTTGGACCAAAGTTCACAAGAGAGATCAGAATACTTTGAGCAAGAAAGTTCCTATTGCTATGGGTCCTTACCGAAAGTGGGTTGAAGCAAGAGTGGCAAATCTGTTGTTGCCATTTGCGAGGTCATGTCCATTGTATGAGCAACCTCCCGTGGTTTTATCTGATACCGTTGCGGCTGAACTCTATATTCAAACTGAAGCAGACAACATCAAACTAAGAGCAAAGGACAATGAGGTTGGCTTGGAGAGGTATTTTCAAGATCGCGAAAAGGCGGAATTGGCTCGTAAGCTCAAGCATGCGCAAGATGAAGGTTCAAGCATGACACGTGCTCAAAGGCGATCTCATGACTTGATGGAAGAAAGCTTGTACCGAAAACAGCAGGAATGTGCAAAGTTGCGAAGGTCCGAAAGCAATAGCAAGAGAAGGATGCAGGATTCAGAACAACAGTTGATGGAAGAGAAAGCCAAGTCAGCTCGACTTGAAGAAGAGCTCGCAAGCCTCCGAGCCCAACGGAGAGGAGATGGAGGAGCTCATTCTGTTGCCAGACGATCCTAG